A genomic region of Arachis stenosperma cultivar V10309 chromosome 9, arast.V10309.gnm1.PFL2, whole genome shotgun sequence contains the following coding sequences:
- the LOC130948644 gene encoding LEAF RUST 10 DISEASE-RESISTANCE LOCUS RECEPTOR-LIKE PROTEIN KINASE-like 2.4 yields the protein MMLLEMVGMKENILAKTSHTSEMYFPDWIYKRLDQGTQLGPDDDGEVAIEENDVVKKMTIVGLWCIQPIPNDRPTMSRVVEMLEGSMNSLEMPPRPVLSSTRVVVESSSNVVSLVESSSVVSVVESSTNVT from the coding sequence ATGATGCTTCTAGAAATGGTAGGAATGAAGGAGAACATCCTTGCAAAGACAAGTCACACAAGCGAGATGTACTTCCCTGATTGGATATACAAAAGGCTTGATCAAGGAACTCAACTGGGACCTGATGATGATGGGGAAGTGGCCATAGAGGAAAATGATGTTGTTAAGAAAATGACAATCGTGGGTTTATGGTGCATTCAACCAATTCCAAATGACAGACCAACAATGAGTAGAGTTGTAGAAATGTTGGAAGGCAGCATGAATTCCCTGGAAATGCCACCAAGACCTGTCCTGTCTTCAACAAGAGTGGTAGTAGAATCTTCTTCTAATGTTGTGTCGTTGGTGGAATCTTCTTCTGTTGTATCAGTTGTAGAATCTTCTACTAATGTAACTTAG
- the LOC130949023 gene encoding uncharacterized protein LOC130949023, whose amino-acid sequence MKAVMRFGKRGKFSPRYIGPFEILDRICAVTYRLALPSELSMIHPVFHVSMLHKYLSDPSHVLAPQAIELKEDLSFEEEPVAIVDRQVKKLRCKEIPSVKVF is encoded by the coding sequence ATGAAAGCAGTGATGAGGTTTGGGAAAAGAGGCAAGTTTAGTCCTCGCTACATTGGTCCATTTGAGATATTGGATAGAATATGTGCAGTTACTTACCGCTTGGCATTGCCGTCTGAGTTGTCTATGATTCATCCAGTCTTTCACGTATCAATGTTGCACAAATACCTTTCTGACCCATCTCATGTGCTCGCACCACAAGCCATAGAGCTAAAGGAGGATTTATCTTTTGAAGAGGAACCAGTGGCTATAGTTGATCGCCAAGTGAAAAAACTACGTTGTAAAGAGATACCATCTGTGAAAGTTTTTTAG